CTATTTCGCTATACAGTCTCTCCTCATCAATAAGCATCGTTTTTTCATCATAAGAAATATTCAAATTTCCATGCTCAATCCCATTCATGATTAACTCAGAAACAGTCATGGTTTCATTAGGATTTTTGGATGCATCAGCCAGCCAGGAAGTAACTAAAGGAACTTCACTCACCTTTTTTATGCTTATTATCCCACTTTCATATTCTATAAAAGGGTTTGGTTGATTTTTACTTTCTTTTACATAAAGGTCTTTATACTTAAAATCATTTAATGCCGAGCGCACCAATGACATTAAAACACTCTTTTTAAAGGGTTTCGTTAAGTAATAGTATGCTCCTGCGCTAATACCATTTCTTATGTTTTCTTTATCTTTATTAGAGGTAAGTAAAATTACCGGTACGTGTCTGAATTTCTTTTGCTTTTTAATCCATTTTAAAATACTTATACCATCTCTACCGGGCATTTCATAATCTAAAATGATAGCTGAAACTTCATTTGTACTGACGTTTAAGTTCTCTATGGCTTCATCACCGGTTAAAAAGCATTCTATTTTGTAAGTATCGTTCTTAAGTGCATTTTTAACCAAAGTATGATAAATTGGATCATCGTCAACAGCATATATGTAGTACTCATTCATTAGGAAGTTTTTAATAATCAATCTTCCTTTTTTACGTACCCGGAGAATATAAGTTTGAAAAAGCTTGAAAAATATTTTTTAAAATCTAAATGAATGTTTGTAATATTGGCCTGTTAGCCGTTAAGCTTTTTGTGATCTTCTAAAAATTTGGCCAGGCCAATATCTGTTAAAGGATGATTTAAAAGTCCTAAAATTGCATTTAAGGGAGACGTAATAACATCAGCGCCCGCTTCAGCGCATTTAACAATATGTAGAGGATTTCTTATAGAAGCAGCTAAAATTTCGGTTTCAAAACCCTGCATTGAATAGATATGAGATATTTGCTCAATCAATCTTATTCCATCCCAACTTATATCATCCACCCTACCAATAAAAGGAGATAAATAAGTTGCTCCGGCTTTAGCAGCCAAAATTGCCTGACCGGCAGAAAAAACTAAAGTGCAATTTGTTTTAATTCCATTATCGGTAAAATGCCTTATAGCTTTAATACCATCTTTAATCATGGGAACCTTTACGACTATATTCGGGTGTAAATCGGCCAGGGCCTCCCCTTCTTTTACAATTTCTTTAAAATCAGTTGCAATCACTTCGGCACTTATATCACCATCACCAACCAATTCACAAATTTTAATATAGTGATTATAAATATCTTTTTGTCCGCTAATTCCTTCTTTACTCATTAAGGAAGGGTTAGTAGTCACACCATCAAGTATACCCAGTTCATGAGCTTCTTTAATTTGTTCCAGATTTGCAGTATCTATAAAAAACTTCATTTTGTTTGATTTTAGCTTAAATTAAAAATGGCAAGTTTGAATATCGCACCGCTACGACCGCCTACCCTTGCTTCCTTTCAGACCTGGGGGATTCAGCGGGAGCTGGTCGTACCAAACTTGCCGACGCAAAGATAAATAAACTTCTTATTGTTAAACAAGTTTTTCCATTCAAATACTTTATTTCATTCAGGCAAAATATCACTTCAAAATTTTTACTTTTGCAGATTAATATATTTCATAAACCTACTAAGCATGCAAAACATAGAATTTAATAAAAATGAGGATTACAATAAATTACTTTTTTCACAGGTAAAAAAACATTTGGATAAAATCTTTCTGGGGGGTGGCAAGAAGAATATAGAGAAACAGCACAAGAAGGGAAAGATGACTGCCAGAGAAAGAATTGATTACCTTATTGATAAAAATACTTCTTTATTAGAAATTGGAGCATTTGCCGGTTTTGAAATGTATGAAGAGTATGGAGGATGCCCGGGCGGTGGAGTAGTAACCGGCATTGGACGTGTAAAAGGTCGGTTGTGTATGATTATTGCTAATGATGCTACAGTAAAAGCCGGAGCCTGGTTTCCAATAACGGGAAAGAAAAACCTTAGAGCTCAGGAAATAGCAATGGAGAATAAATTGCCGGTCATCTATTTAGTGGATAGTGCAGGAGTTTTTCTGCCTATGCAGGATGAAATTTTTCCGGATAAGGAACATTTTGGACGAATGTTCAGAAATAATGCCATGATGTCATCTGAAGGGATTCCACAAATAGCAGCTATCATGGGCAGTTGTGTCGCGGGTGGGGCATATTTACCAATTATGTCAGATGAAGCGCTGATAGTTGAAAATACGGGTTCTATTTTTTTAGCCGGACCTTATCTTGTAAAAGCAGCTATTGGTGAAAATACAGATGGAGAAACCTTAGGCGGAGCATCAACTCACTCTGAAATTTCAGGGGTTACAGATTATAAAATGCCGGATGATAAGACTTGCTTAGAAACCATCAGGGATTTAATAGATAAATTGGGTGAAAGACCAAAAGCAGGTTTTAGCCGGGAAAAGTCATTACCTCCTAAGCACGATACTAAAGAAATCTATGGAATCTTTCCGGAGAAAAATGCGAAGCAATATGACACTATTGATATTATAAAGCGAATAGTTGATGAATCAAAATTCATAGAATACAAAAAAGGATACGGAAAGTCAATTGTTTGCGGTTATGCCCGAATTGACGGCTGGTCCGTAGGAATCGTTGCCAATCAGCGAAAAATTGTTAAAAATGCTAAAGGGGAAATGCAATTTGGTGGTGTAATTTATTCAGATTCAGCTGATAAGTCAGCCCGGTTTATAATGAATTGCAATCAAAAGAAAATTCCTTTGGTTTTCTTGCAAGACGTAACCGGCTTTATGGTTGGGACAAAAAGCGAACATGGTGGCATTATTAAGGATGGCGCTAAAATGGTTAATGCCGTTTCAAATAGTGTGGTGCCTAAAATTACCTTAATTATCGGAAATTCATATGGAGCAGGTAATTATGCAATGTGTGGAAAAGCTTACGATCCGCGATTTATCTTTGCCTGGCCTTCTGCAAAAATAGCTGTAATGGGTGGCGAGCAGGCAGCTAAAACACTTTTGCAAATCCAGGTGAGTTCCTTAAAAGCAAAAAATGAAATTATAACTGCTGAAGATGAAAAAGCTTTATTGGAAAAGATTACCAATAGATATAATACACAAACTACCCCTTATTATGCTGCCTCCAGATTGTGGGTAGATGATATAATAGATCCGGCGGCAAGTAGAAAAATCATTTCAACATGTATAGAAGCAGCCAATAATGCCCCTATCGAGAGAAAGTTTAATTCAGGTGTTATGCAAACTTAATAGAAACGCATATAACAGTTTTTAAAAAACATCGTTTAGCTTATTATTAAAGTTATTCTTTTATGCGCTTAGTTCTATTGATAAATTTTTTATGTTGCTTGTTTGTAGTAAATACAAGTGGATCTTTATTTGCACAGCAAAGTCAAATCCGCATTGATTCAAATGATTTGAAATTGATGTATGAATTTGAAGACAGTCTTGAAAAAATTGCGCTGAAAGTTCAGCGTGCCGAAAAAGAAGGAGATCGACTTAAGGCAAGCCATAATTTTATTCCTCATTTAGTTAAAGCGCTAAGAACTCCCTATTCTTTTGATTATTCTTTTAGTAATTTAAATAATATATCTGTTTTAAATGCACCGGACAACCGTTTTCGGATTTTTACATGGAAAGTATTATTTGATGATTTGACATCCAGATATTTTGGTTCTGTTCAGTTTAATACCGAGGACGGAAACCTAATGTTGATTCCTTTAGTTGATTTTAGAGATTCATTGGAAAATCACACTCAGGAAATTTTATCCAATCTGCAATGGCATGGAGCTGTATATTATAATATAAAACATGTCCAGGCAAATGGAAAGGACTATTATACCTTGTTTGGATTTGTCGGTAAAGACTATATGAGTCAAATGAAGTTGATGGAAATAATGCATTTTGATGAAAACACACAGGAAATAGTTTTTGGGGCTCCGATTATTCAATCTAAACAAGACAAAGAGCAAACTTTAAATCGTTTTTTTATTGAGTATACACGAGATGCGACAGCTACTTTAAACTTCAATAGAGAAATGAATATGGTAATATTTGACCACCTTATTCCTCCGAATCCGAATAATAAAGGTCTTTATTTTACATATATTCCAGATGGTTCTTACGAAGGATATAAATTGAAAGATAATATGTGGAAATATGTAGAAGATGCTTTCCCTGAATTAGCTGAGGACGTTTTTGAAAATCCCCCTATACCTCAACCCCAGTTTAAAAATAGGAAAAAGAGAGATATGCCGGATTTTAGATGATTCGTACATTCATCTTTTATTTAAGTATAAATAAGATAATTTCTTAGCTTTACTTATGATTCTATACCTTTAAAAACCTACATGCTCACATCCATTTATAAACGAATTCTAAATCTGTTCATTTTATTCGATTGATTTTGACAAAACTTTTATATCGAATATATCATTTAACTAATGTTGTAATCAACTATAAATTATTTAGATTATTTACTACAAAATGATTTTTTCAGTGCAAAAAATTAAAAGTGGCTCAAATTGAGAAAATGTTAACTATTAAAAAAAACTAAATGTCTGATTTTAAGCTGTTAATTATTGGAGGTGGACTTTCAGCTATAAATGCTTATCAGCTATCACTACGGTACAATATTAGGCCTTTAATTATAGATGATAATGTTATTTCTGCCTCACATGTTGCAGCCGGAATGCTAAACCCTCTTACGGGTAGAAATCTCAGTAAAACATGGTTGTGTGACAATGTTTTTCCATTCGCACATTCGTATTATAAGTCTTGTGAAAACTTCTACGGAAATAAATTCCTTTACTCTCTACCTATCTACCATCTTTTCAGAGATGAAGCTGAAGAGAATGATATATACGCCAAATCAGCAGACCCAAATTATCGGCATTTGATAAGTACTGATTCTGAATTAAGAAACTCCCTTCCAGCTTATTTGAAAGAAAATTCAAAAGGAGCCTTTTTTCGTCAAGGTGGATTCATAGATATAAATAATTTACTGAATCAGGCAAAACAACATGCAAAAAACAATTGTAATTACCTGAATGAAAGCTTTAACTGGAATGATCTTAAATTACTTAATGGTAAAGTTGAGTACAAGGGCAAAGACTACAATGCTATTTTAGACTGTACGGGAATAAAAGTCTCTGATAATCCTTATTTTTCTAAATTGCCGGTAATGTCTAATAAAGGAGAAATTTTAGGGCTAAAGGGCAAACTGTCCGGACATTCTGATTATTTATATCACAAAAAGATATTTATTTTTAAGCACCCTGATGGACTGCTTCGTGTTGGATCAACATATAGCAATACAGATAAAAGTACACAAAATACTCAGGCAGCAGTTGACTTTTTAATAGAAAAAGCAAATGCCATTATGCCGGATAATTACATTATTTCAAAGCACTGGAATGGCTTCAGGCCAACTACACCGGATCGTAGACCTATTGTTGGACAACATCCGAAACACAAAAATCTTTTTATCTTAAATGGGATGGGAAGTAAAGGTGCTACGCTGTCTCCTTTTTTTGCTTTTCAGCTAATTAGAGATATGCTCTATAAGTCTCCTGTTAATGAGTTGGTTAAGCCAAATAGGTTTTTTTAAAAAAATTACATAGAAATTACTTTTATAATTAGCTGAGAAAAAATATTCGCTTATTTTTGAGTTCTTAAAAATAAATCAATGTCAAATTTTTACAGAAGAATAATGGTTGCTTTGGATAATACTGTAATGGATGAAAGGATATTAAAATATGCCTCATTCCTTGCAGAAACTATCAGACCTGAAGTTGTATACTTTATACATGCAATAGATTTTGATGAATTCCCGAAGAAATTTCGTGAAGAGTTTCCGGAATTACAAAAACCCGCGGATGAAGTTTTGAAACAACAACTAAAAGACAAAGCATCTAAGTTTTTTAAAACTCCCGAAAATGTAGATGTTAAGTTTGAAGTAAGAGAGGGAAAACCTTTAGAAGTAATTGATAAGTGGTCAGAGGCAAAAAATGTTGATTTGCTTGTAGTTGGCCATAAACAGGAAAAAGGAGGCTCAGGTATAACATCTCAGCATTTAACCCGAAAAATAAAATGTTGTGTATTATT
This genomic interval from Chitinophagaceae bacterium contains the following:
- a CDS encoding response regulator, translated to MNEYYIYAVDDDPIYHTLVKNALKNDTYKIECFLTGDEAIENLNVSTNEVSAIILDYEMPGRDGISILKWIKKQKKFRHVPVILLTSNKDKENIRNGISAGAYYYLTKPFKKSVLMSLVRSALNDFKYKDLYVKESKNQPNPFIEYESGIISIKKVSEVPLVTSWLADASKNPNETMTVSELIMNGIEHGNLNISYDEKTMLIDEERLYSEIERRSQLPENRDKHVELKFNKGSDQLHVTIKDQGDGFNFEKYLFFDENRIFDNHGRGIAIVNSFLDIRYLGNGSEVIVKFDIKDTNAALSKKETFLKAS
- the fsa gene encoding fructose-6-phosphate aldolase, which encodes MKFFIDTANLEQIKEAHELGILDGVTTNPSLMSKEGISGQKDIYNHYIKICELVGDGDISAEVIATDFKEIVKEGEALADLHPNIVVKVPMIKDGIKAIRHFTDNGIKTNCTLVFSAGQAILAAKAGATYLSPFIGRVDDISWDGIRLIEQISHIYSMQGFETEILAASIRNPLHIVKCAEAGADVITSPLNAILGLLNHPLTDIGLAKFLEDHKKLNG
- a CDS encoding acyl-CoA carboxylase subunit beta, which encodes MQNIEFNKNEDYNKLLFSQVKKHLDKIFLGGGKKNIEKQHKKGKMTARERIDYLIDKNTSLLEIGAFAGFEMYEEYGGCPGGGVVTGIGRVKGRLCMIIANDATVKAGAWFPITGKKNLRAQEIAMENKLPVIYLVDSAGVFLPMQDEIFPDKEHFGRMFRNNAMMSSEGIPQIAAIMGSCVAGGAYLPIMSDEALIVENTGSIFLAGPYLVKAAIGENTDGETLGGASTHSEISGVTDYKMPDDKTCLETIRDLIDKLGERPKAGFSREKSLPPKHDTKEIYGIFPEKNAKQYDTIDIIKRIVDESKFIEYKKGYGKSIVCGYARIDGWSVGIVANQRKIVKNAKGEMQFGGVIYSDSADKSARFIMNCNQKKIPLVFLQDVTGFMVGTKSEHGGIIKDGAKMVNAVSNSVVPKITLIIGNSYGAGNYAMCGKAYDPRFIFAWPSAKIAVMGGEQAAKTLLQIQVSSLKAKNEIITAEDEKALLEKITNRYNTQTTPYYAASRLWVDDIIDPAASRKIISTCIEAANNAPIERKFNSGVMQT
- a CDS encoding FAD-binding oxidoreductase produces the protein MSDFKLLIIGGGLSAINAYQLSLRYNIRPLIIDDNVISASHVAAGMLNPLTGRNLSKTWLCDNVFPFAHSYYKSCENFYGNKFLYSLPIYHLFRDEAEENDIYAKSADPNYRHLISTDSELRNSLPAYLKENSKGAFFRQGGFIDINNLLNQAKQHAKNNCNYLNESFNWNDLKLLNGKVEYKGKDYNAILDCTGIKVSDNPYFSKLPVMSNKGEILGLKGKLSGHSDYLYHKKIFIFKHPDGLLRVGSTYSNTDKSTQNTQAAVDFLIEKANAIMPDNYIISKHWNGFRPTTPDRRPIVGQHPKHKNLFILNGMGSKGATLSPFFAFQLIRDMLYKSPVNELVKPNRFF